The sequence below is a genomic window from Nitrososphaerota archaeon.
GATTCTCTTACCACTTTGTCGAGTTGGTTGAAGACTACTCTCCAAGAGTCAGCGAATCTGCCTGCCAATCTAAGAACTGCGAAGTATGTGTTCCAGAGGCTGCGCATCTTGCTGCTTCTAGGGTATGTGAAGTCGTGGAAAACGACTACGCCGCTAGGCTTCAAGACGCGCCAGCACTCATCGACAACTTGCTGAACATCCACGTACTTAGCAAGATAGGATGATACTATCGCGTCAAAATAGTTGCTTCTGTATGGGAGCACTTCTGCGGTACCTTGAACAAGAGAGGGCGTTTTGCTAGTTCTCCGTTTTGACTGTTGATTCCGGCTGTGCTCCTTCATCGCCTTACGTTTAGCAGCTAAAAGGTATTCGAAGGTCAGGTCGATGCCTGCTACCGTAACTGATTCTCTATCCTCAGTTGATGAGTTTGAGGAGGCTGCTGTTGTAAGCATTGAGGAGAGTATACCTGTTCCGCAGGCTAGCTCCAATATCGTGTGGTGATGGTCTAGGTTGGCGAGTTTTATGATTTGGCGTTTCCACACCGAGTCTCGGCCGAAGGTTGTGATGCATACAACTCTGTCGTAGTTTTCGGCGTTGGCGGATGTAAAGAATCTCTTTGCATTGGCATAACCTTCGTGAGGCAGAGGCAATCCGGATTACATTTTCTGTATTGGGTTGTCCACTATTATGTGTTGAGTGAATCCGCTGAAGCTTAGTCAAAGACAGTTTTGACTCACTTGTTAGCTGGTCAAGGAAATATGTATGCTACGCAAATGTCAGTTATCAGTATAATTGTTATAGAATATTCGCGTCACAATTCTAGATATCTATTTAGATGCAGCGCACCTCATAGAATCAGCAATATAGGTGCATATCTGTTGAGAATCAGAGCCATTAAGCTGACGCGAACCAAGTTCATCATTATAGTGGTCGTTCTTCTAATCTCAATACTCTCAGTTATCGCGGCCGTTTTAATTTCGACTCCTTCACCAACGTCAGGCTATACTACAACGATCATCTCAACAAACACCACCAGCACCATAATGACCTCATCAACAACCATACCTATAGTCAACACCACCACCAACGCAGTAACTTCGTCATCAGCAACAACGCTTACTCACACAAGCACCAATGAATCTAGTACAACTGCACGTAGTAGCAACAAGACAAGCAGTCACACCACGGTAAGTACCAGCATCACAACTATAACCACTAATAGCAGCGTCACTACAACCACGACAAGCAATCAGACCAGCGTAACTACTAGCAGCCGAAGCAACACAACAACCAGCACCCGTAGCAGCAATAGCAGCGTAGTATCCTCTTCGACAAAGAATACGACAACCACAACAACTACGACTAGAACCTCTTCCGTTCCTTCCCCCCAACCTCCTTTATCTATTCATCTTTCCACAGAGGGTGATCCTTCTGTAACCGTTTCGGTGGTCTGGAAGACTGGCGGCACTACAAACAGTAGTGTTGTAGAGTACGGCACCAGTGCTGAATATAGCTCGCAGGCTATGGGTAGCGCATATACGTACCCGGGTTCTGCAGGAGTTTTGCACCGGGTGCGGATGTACGGGCTGACGCCCGGAACCACTTACCATTACAGGGTCGGCGACCCGGTTGGAGGTTGGAGCGCGGATCATACTTTTCGGACTGCACCTGTCGATGGGCGTAACTTTACGTTTACAGCTATTGCTGATCAGGGAACGACGAAGTATAGTGTTAAGAATGTAGAGATGGCTTCAACCCTAAATTCTTCTTTCAATCTTATCGCAGGAGATTTGTCTTACTCCACAGGATCACAGGGAACTTGGGACAAGTGGTTCAACATAATAGAACCTATGGCATCAAATGCTCTCTATCTTCCAAGCATAGGCAACCATGAAATTGATGCGAATGTAGGGGGGAATCTAAGCCTATATCTTAACCAGTTCGTGCTTCCGGGGAATGAGCAGTGGTACTCGTTTAACTGGGGGAACGCTCATTTCGTGTCCCTCTATGTTTCTCCATACGCTGAAGGCACGGCGCCACAGTATGCTTGGCTTGCCCAGGATCTTGAGGCTGCCTCTAAGAATCCCCGGATTAACTGGATAATAGTGTATCTGCATTTTCCGCCTTACAGTTCAGGACGCTACGCCAACTTACTCTCGTTGAGATCGAATTTAACCCCCATCCTGGATCTTTACCATGTCGATGTTGTGCTCACCGGCCACGACCACAACTATCAACGCACATACCCAATATACAACGGCACCCAAACCTCGAACGCCTTCGACAGGTACGTTGACCCTAAAGGCACCATCTACGCGGTGACAGGCGGCGGCGGAGAAAGTCTCTACCAGTTCAGCCAGCCTGCGCCAACATGGTCTGCACAG
It includes:
- a CDS encoding class I SAM-dependent methyltransferase, whose amino-acid sequence is MPLPHEGYANAKRFFTSANAENYDRVVCITTFGRDSVWKRQIIKLANLDHHHTILELACGTGILSSMLTTAASSNSSTEDRESVTVAGIDLTFEYLLAAKRKAMKEHSRNQQSKRRTSKTPSLVQGTAEVLPYRSNYFDAIVSSYLAKYVDVQQVVDECWRVLKPSGVVVFHDFTYPRSSKMRSLWNTYFAVLRLAGRFADSWRVVFNQLDKVVRESSWVKQTEEALYNSGFQDISCKYCTFSTAAIISAKKNSG
- a CDS encoding purple acid phosphatase produces the protein MRIRAIKLTRTKFIIIVVVLLISILSVIAAVLISTPSPTSGYTTTIISTNTTSTIMTSSTTIPIVNTTTNAVTSSSATTLTHTSTNESSTTARSSNKTSSHTTVSTSITTITTNSSVTTTTTSNQTSVTTSSRSNTTTSTRSSNSSVVSSSTKNTTTTTTTTRTSSVPSPQPPLSIHLSTEGDPSVTVSVVWKTGGTTNSSVVEYGTSAEYSSQAMGSAYTYPGSAGVLHRVRMYGLTPGTTYHYRVGDPVGGWSADHTFRTAPVDGRNFTFTAIADQGTTKYSVKNVEMASTLNSSFNLIAGDLSYSTGSQGTWDKWFNIIEPMASNALYLPSIGNHEIDANVGGNLSLYLNQFVLPGNEQWYSFNWGNAHFVSLYVSPYAEGTAPQYAWLAQDLEAASKNPRINWIIVYLHFPPYSSGRYANLLSLRSNLTPILDLYHVDVVLTGHDHNYQRTYPIYNGTQTSNAFDRYVDPKGTIYAVTGGGGESLYQFSQPAPTWSAQRAAVYEFVKISIEGNRLHYQAIKTEDGMVLDEFYITKSVS